The following proteins are co-located in the Macrobrachium rosenbergii isolate ZJJX-2024 chromosome 26, ASM4041242v1, whole genome shotgun sequence genome:
- the LOC136852970 gene encoding acid phosphatase type 7-like: MGTLMWMLVLFCISSVSCSSPVIVSAQVTGSLEVEDFQPQQIHIAVGESNQDIVITWVTPSETPLSVVKYGIGNIGSTAEGKSTKFTDGGLEHRTMWIHRVVLKSLEPSTRYTYHVGSPLGWSELFSFLTWKNGTEWPVRVAMFGDMGALNAQSLPRLQEEVLLDIYDAIIHVGDFAYDMDFENARVGDQFMRQIQPVAAYVPYMTCVGNHEQKYNFSNYRARFSMPNHEDTENLFFSWDMGPVHFISISTEAYYFMEYGIKPLSRQYDWLIKDLEEATRPEVRAKVPWIILFGHRPMYCSNNDHDDCLRVDCLTRLGLPVVHTYGMEELLDKYGVDLAVWAHEHSYERLYPMFNYTVYNGSAEAPYTNPKAPVHITTGSAGCDEVHDHFKREQPHWSAFRSLDYGYTRVTAYNTTHLYWEQVSDDRNGEVIDKVWLIKDRHVSYPELRSNHL; encoded by the exons ATGGGGACGCTGATGTGGATGTTGGTGCTGTTTTGTATAAGTAGCGTGTCATGTTCATCACCTGTTATTGTTAGTGCACAAGTAACTGGTTCTTTGGAAGTTGAAGATTTCCAACCACAACAGATCCATATTGCTGTTGGAG AGAGCAATCAAGACATTGTGATTACATGGGTAACGCCAAGTGAAACTCCTTTGTCTGTAGTTAAATATGGGATCGGAAATATTGGCTCTACTGCAGAAGGAAAGTCTACCAAATTCACAGATGGAGGACTGGAACATAGAACCATGTGGATACATAGAGTTGTTCTAAAAAGTTTGGAGCCAAGTACAAGATATA CGTATCATGTTGGTAGTCCTTTGGGATGGTCAGAGTTGTTTTCGTTTCTGACGTGGAAAAACGGTACAGAATGGCCTGTGCGTGTGGCTATGTTTGGCGATATGGGAGCCCTCAATGCTCAGTCTCTGCCAAG GTTGCAAGAGGAAGTACTTCTAGATATATATGATGCTATCATTCATGTAGGAGACTTTGCATATGATATGGATTTC GAGAATGCTCGCGTTGGTGATCAGTTCATGCGGCAGATTCAGCCTGTTGCAGCCTACGTGCCATATATGACTTGTGTCGGCAACCATGAGCAAAAGTA CAACTTCAGTAATTATCGTGCCAGGTTCAGCATGCCTAATCATGAAGACACAGAAAACCTTTTCTTCAGCTGGGATATGGGTCCAGTTCATTTCATCTCGATCAGCACTGAAGCTTATTACTTTATGGAGTATGGTATCAAACCACTTTCACGTCAGTATGATTGGCTCATTAAGGATTTGGAg GAAGCTACAAGGCCCGAGGTGCGAGCTAAAGTACCTTGGATTATATTGTTTGGTCACCGCCCCATGTATTGCTCAAACAATGACCACGATGACTGTTTAAGAGTTGACTGTCTTACCAGACTTGGCTTGCCAGTTGTTCATAC ATACGGGATGGAGGAGTTACTCGATAAATATGGTGTTGATTTGGCAGTGTGGGCTCATGAGCACTCGTATGAAAGATTGTACCCAATGTtcaactatactgtatataatggatCTGCCGAAGCCCCCTATACCAATCCAAA ggCACCAGTCCACATCACAACAGGGTCAGCAGGCTGCGATGAAGTTCATGACCATTTCAAGCGTGAACAGCCTCATTGGTCAGCTTTTCGGTCTCTCGATTATGGTTACACACGGGTTACTGCATATAATACAACCCACTTATATTGGGAGCAAGTGTCGGATGACAGG AATGGTGAGGTGATTGACAAGGTTTGGCTTATCAAGGATCGTCACGTCTCATATCCCGAGCTCCGCTCTAATCATTTGTAG
- the LOC136852972 gene encoding uncharacterized protein → MDEMTRQTKSILKNEPDIKRGRKRLSFAAGLRGSPTKSRDSESSGTEDIAGEVRPQMLNYSESTDNTNETEVESILVKTCHKNILDIPVGLCYVPPTRIPRQYEDSMPIVPMKDNSRNIFVTALKSKSSAKVLIIGHACEGETIKTQLLSLHVSAKQKWSLKWEQSLEIDVEESPSVDAINNADYFIFLVHLYHMNSIKNLKEKLDLVEEHAMPSIKGTVLYLTNQLGAVQNVVSHECVTNLMETHNLYYIQWTDPHREQYLRLLNNIHESTGYYSGLSLLSKTILRWNDKYHHE, encoded by the exons ATGGACGAAATGACGAGGCAAACGAAGTCGATACTCAAGAATGAACCCGACATAAAGCGAGGGAGGAAACGTTTGTCTTTCGCCGCAGGGTTACGAGGAAGCCCAACTAAGAGTCGC GATTCAGAAAGTTCAGGCACAGAAGATATTGCAGGGGAAGTCAGACCACAGATGCTGAACTATTCTGAGTCAACAGACAACACAAATGAAACTGAAGTAGAGAGTATTTTAGTGAAGACTTGTCATAAAAATATACTGGATATCCCTGTTGGATTATGCTATGTGCCACCAACACGAATTCCCAGACAATATGAAGATAGTATGCCAATAGTCCCTATGAAAGACAACTCCAGAAACATTTTTGTAACAGCATTAAAGAGTAAATCTTCTGCCAAAGTTTTG ATTATTGGACATGCATGTGAGGGGGAAACTATAAAAACACAGTTATTGTCACTGCACGTCAGTGCAAAACAAAAGTGGAGCTTAAAATGGGAACAGTCCTTAGAAAT AGATGTGGAAGAATCACCCTCAGTTGATGCCATTAATAATGCtgattacttcatatttttggtACATCTTTACCATATGAACag CATTAAGAACCTAAAGGAGAAACTTGATCTGGTTGAGGAACATGCAATGCCAtccataaaagggacagtcttaTATCTGACAAATCAACTTGGAGCTGTACAAAATGTGGTCTCACACGAGTGTGTGACCAACTTAATGGAGACACATAACCTTTACTACATACAGTGG ACTGACCCCCATCGTGAACAGTATTTGAGGCTGCTGAACAACATCCATGAAAGCACTGGGTACTATTCAGGGTTATCTTTATTATCCAAGACCATACTTAGGTGGAATGATAAATACCATCATgagtaa